From Gigantopelta aegis isolate Gae_Host chromosome 11, Gae_host_genome, whole genome shotgun sequence, the proteins below share one genomic window:
- the LOC121385267 gene encoding uncharacterized protein LOC121385267, with translation MRSRAKQQSKAKRRTKRRQQERRFHPSEVASLDNDNESSGRHMYDIADSTYSYRNERGNITCEMETPYEAPLPENERLPRSNHAYYTENRDADYQELDVAKHLKPGRRVSKSSHVYDMFNPRDVIAQQEREVASLDNDNESSGQHMYGIADSTYSDRNERGNQTCEMEIPYDAPLPENEQLPQSKHAHCIAYLHDVSENRDADYQELDVAKHLKPGRRVSKSSHVYDMFNPRDVIACSCNHCVPVPSKDGEFCCQMDSDIKRKMTSMRIQCITQHEGFLGNCLNLHVIEAAFYEFLENNGPLGSEQAIHKVYRHLAYKNFTRWIWRKLGQKTRKALPSCVNHVIRSNFPSENSAHIGFEYPR, from the exons ATGCGGTCTAGAGCAAAACAACAGTCCAAGGCAAAACGACGCACCAAGAGAAG ACAACAAGAGCGTAGATTTCATCCTAGTGAAGTTGCGTCCCTTGACAACGACAACGAGTCCAGCGGTCGGCACATGTATGACATCGCAGATTCAACATACTCTTACAG GAACGAACGTGGTAACATAACATGTGAGATGGAAACACCTTATGAAGCACCATTACCGGAAAACGAGCGACTTCCAAGATCCAATCATGCGTATTATACAGA AAACAGAGACGCTGATTACCAAGAACTTGACGTGGCCAAACATTTAAAACCAGGAAGAAGAGTTTCAAAATCCAGCCATGTGTACGACATGTTTAACCCACGGGACGTCATCGC ACAACAAGAGCGTGAAGTTGCGTCCCTTGACAACGACAACGAGTCCAGCGGTCAGCACATGTACGGCATCGCAGATTCAACATACTCTGACAG GAACGAACGTGGTAACCAAACATGTGAGATGGAAATACCTTATGATGCACCATTACCGGAAAACGAGCAACTTCCACAATCCAAACATGCACATTGTATCGCTTATTTGCATGACGTGTCAGA AAACAGAGACGCTGATTACCAAGAACTTGACGTGGCCAAACATTTAAAACCAGGAAGAAGAGTTTCAAAATCCAGCCATGTGTACGACATGTTTAACCCACGGGACGTCATCGC CTGCTCTTGTAACCACTGTGTGCCTGTTCCCTCCAAGGATGGAGAGTTCTGCTGTCAGATGGATAGCGACATTAAACGTAAGATGACATCGATGCGCATACAGTGCATCACCCAACATGAAGGGTTTCTTGGAAATTGCTTGAATCTGCATGTAATTGAAGCTGCCTTCTACGAGTTTCTAGAAAACAATGGACCATTGGGGAGTGAACAGGCCATCCACAA AGTGTATCGTCACCTCGCATATAAGAACTTTACTCGCTGGATTTGGAGGAAGCTTGGACAGAAAACTCGCAAGGCTTTACCATCGTGTGTAAACCATGTCATAAGGAGCAACTTTCCATCTGAGAATAGTGCACACATTGGATTTGAATATCCCCGATAG